The Calypte anna isolate BGI_N300 chromosome 2, bCalAnn1_v1.p, whole genome shotgun sequence genome includes a window with the following:
- the TYMS gene encoding thymidylate synthase yields MPAEGGLPSAAAAGVESGEPQYLRQVRHILQHGHRKEDRTGTGTLSVFGMQARYSLKDQFPLLTTKRVFWKGVLEELLWFIKGSTNAKELSAKGVKIWDANGSREFLDKQGFSTREEGDLGPVYGFQWRHFGAEYKDMHTDYANQGVDQLQKVIDTIKTNPDDRRIIMCAWNPKDISLMALPPCHALCQFYVLDGELSCQLYQRSGDMGLGVPFNIASYSLLTYMIAHVTGLKPAEFIHTLGDAHIYLNHVEPLKVQLQREPRPFPKLRILRKVEDISDFKAEDFQIEDYNPHPPIKMEMAV; encoded by the exons ATGCCTGCCGAGGGGGGGCTGCCGAGCGCGGCGGCTGCCGGCGTGGAGTCCGGTGAGCCTCAGTACCTGCGGCAGGTCCGGCACATCTTGCAGCACGGACACCGTAAGGAGGATCGTACCGGCACCGGCACTCTCTCTGTTTTCGGCATGCAAGCGCGGTACAGCCTGAAAG ATCAGTTTCCACTGCTAACAACGAAGAGGGTATTCTGGAAAGgagtgctggaggagctgctaTGGTTCATCAAG GGCTCTACAAATGCCAAAGAACTCTCTGCAAAGGGTGTGAAGATTTGGGATGCCAATGGATCACGTGAGTTCCTGGATAAGCAGGGTTTCAGCACCAGAGAGGAGGGGGACTTAGGACCAGTTTATGGTTTCCAGTGGAGGCACTTTGGAGCAGAATACAAAGATATGCACACAG ATTATGCCAACCAAGGAGTCGATCAGTTGCAAAAAGTGATTGACACTATCAAAACCAATCCAGATGACAGAAGAATCATTATGTGTGCTTGGAATCCCAAAG ATATTTCCCTGATGGCTTTGCCTCCATGCCACGCCCTTTGCCAGTTCTATGTTCTAGATGGTGAATTGTCTTGCCAACTCTATCAGAGGTCTGGAGATATGGGACTGGGAGTGCCTTTCAACATTGCCAGCTATTCACTGCTCACATACATGATTGCCCATGTCACAGGGCTAAAG CCTGCAGAGTTCATACACACATTAGGAGATGCTCACATATACCTGAATCATGTGGAGCCTCTTAAAGTTCAA CTTCAGAGGGAGCCAAGACCTTTCCCCAAGCTCAGAATTCTTCGTAAGGTTGAAGACATCAGTGACTTCAAGGCAGAAGACTTTCAAATTGAAGACTATAATCCTCATCCACCAATTAAAATGGAGATGGCTGTTTAA
- the CLUL1 gene encoding clusterin-like protein 1: MKSSWLFIICMLWLKGHQCAPTKQEEMNLQENLKLLSEVGEKYVDEEVKKALIGIKQMKIMMERNEDKHMNLMRTLKKSSEEKQQALRLMEEVKERLEEEEKQCQVSLKNLWDECESCLESTCMRYYTTCKQGLSRFRGKVEDFLRKIPPLIFTFQEDHGKDIEFNEKPEKVDSQLVKMEDLFSQLLSDMGSIFDRSFIFFKQMQKEFDQSFQMYFMSDLDLTDSPNMPALPETTRNNGLQKGWGMPAFIQIVFDFSKTVFEGVSEVITEVFDEYRANRREVPEQAKDPDRNGMFSEIVSGRQRPLCRELRENSSGCPQFHERCQKCQDNLLHDCPNVPELHMKMDEAFKLVNVSGEQYEQILQVVQRHTEDTSYLLNKMKERFGWVSELSNMTIGPESIFNIVKVRLSSEGNSSGKSETMVDVNILTSPTFTIKVPPNLNPNSTEFIEYIAGKALQLYKQNF; encoded by the exons ATGAAGTCCTCTTGGTTATTTATAATATGCATGCTATGGCTGAAGGGTCACCAGTGTGCACCGACCAAGCAGGAGGAAATGAATCTCCAGGAAAACCTGAAGC tcTTATCTGAAGTTGGAGAGAAGTATGTAGATGAAGAGGTAAAGAAAGCTTTGATTGGTataaagcagatgaaaataatgatggaaagaaatgaagataaACACATGAATCTGATGAGAACATTGAAGAAGagcagtgaagaaaaacag CAAGCCTTGCGTCTTATGGAGGAAGTAAAGGAGAGattagaagaagaagaaaaacaatgccAAGTATCCTTGAAAAATTTATGGGATGAATGTGAATCTTGTTTAGAAAGCACCTGCATGAGATATTATACAACTTGCAAACAAGGTTTGTCAAGATTTAGAGGAAAG GTTGAAgattttttgaggaaaatacCTCCactcatttttacttttcaagaGGATCATGGAAAGGACATCGAGTTTAATGAAAAGCCTGAGAAAGTGGATAGCCAGCTAGTAAAAATGGAAGATCTATTTAGTCAACTATTATCAGACATGGGCTCAATATTTGAcagaagtttcatttttttcaagcagatgCAAAAAGAATTCGACCAGTCTTTTCAGATGTATTTCATGTCTGATCTGGACTTGACTGATTCCCCCAACATGCCAGCTCTACCTGAGACCACCAGAAACAATGGCTTACAGAAAGGCTGGGGCATGCCTGCCTTCATACAGATAGTTTTTGATTTCAGTAAGACTGTGTTTGAAGGTGTCAGTGAGGTGATTACCGAAGTATTTGATGAATACAGAGCTAATAGAAGAGAGGTGCCAGAACAAGCCAAAG ATCCTGACAGAAATGGCATGTTCTCAGAAATTGTGTCAGGGCGCCAGAGGCCTCTGTGTAGGGAGCTTCGGGAGAACTCCTCTGGATGTCCACAGTTTCATGAGAGATGTCAGAAATGTCAAGACAACCTGTTGCATG ATTGCCCAAACGTTCCTGAGCTTCACATGAAGATGGATGAAGCCTTTAAACTGGTTAATGTCTCAGGGGAGCAGTATGAGCAGATTCTCCAGGTAGTTCAGCGTCACACAGAAGACACTTCCTACTTGttgaacaaaatgaaagaaagatttGGGTGGGTGTCTGAGTTATCCAATATGACCATTGGACCAGAAAGCATTTTCAATATAGTTAAGGTAAGGTTATCTTCTGAAGGGAACT CCTCTGGTAAAAGTGAAACCATGGTAGACGTGAATATTCTGACTTCCCCTACTTTCACCATTAAAGTTCCTCCCAACTTAAACCCAAATAGTACTGAATTCATTGAATACATAGCTGGGAAAGCACTGCAACTATATAAGCAGAATTTTTAA